A single window of Ananas comosus cultivar F153 linkage group 24, ASM154086v1, whole genome shotgun sequence DNA harbors:
- the LOC109728868 gene encoding uncharacterized protein LOC109728868 gives MHPPPSLLRPLQPPLIRPRIPTLARSPRTTTNNNRRLLVLRPARCASSGEGGDAKEGVGEGAEEAVAGMVEELLRREENRALLQGLEAASRRVERAREALADVERQECEARRAKDLVRRLERRRDEIAESQRELLEARAMVDEAQRSLWSNIEDSSSGDVLREDIDKNRERIESLKAAAISSVVGTLASLPISFYQANSFSQLIVHLSVVFISCALFGVTFRYTIRRDIDNIQLKTGTSAAFGLVKGLAAVEAAKPSELNIDSFISLSVDGAVYLAENIFVFLSAAIALDFCFKFSLLSPFPMRK, from the exons ATGCATCCACCGCCGAGTCTCCTCCGCCCACTCCAACCGCCTCTTATCCGTCCCCGAATCCCCACTCTCGCTCGCTCTCCCCGCACCACCACCAACAACAACCGCCGCCTCCTCGTCCTCCGCCCGGCGCGATGCGCGAGCTCCGGCGAGGGGGGAGATGCGAAGGAGGGGGTGGgggagggggcggaggaggcggtggcgggGATGGTGGAGGAGCTGCTGCGGAGGGAGGAGAACCGGGCGCTGCTCCAAGGGCTGGAGGCGGCGTCGCGGCGGGTGGAGCGGGCGCGGGAGGCCCTCGCCGACGTCGAGCGCCAGGAGTGCGAGGCCCGCCGCGCCAAGGACCTCGTGCGCCGTCTCGAGCGACGCCGCGACGAG ATTGCAGAATCACAAAGGGAACTGCTGGAAGCACGAGCAATGGTTGACGAAGCTCAACGCTCTCTATGGTCCAACATAGAAGATAGCAGCTCGGGAGATGTGTTACGTGAAGATATtgacaaaaatagagagagaatagaATCCTTAAAAGCAGCAGCAATTTCTTCTGTAGTTGGAACGCTTGCCAGTTTACCAATATCCTTTTATCAAGCCAACAGCTTCTCCCAACTGATTGTTCACTTGTCAGTCGTTTTCATTAGTTGTGCTTTGTTTGGAGTTACATTCAGGTATACAATCAGAAGAGATATCGATAACATTCAGCTCAAAACTGGGACATCTGCAGCTTTTGGCTTAGTCAAAG GTCTTGCTGCCGTGGAGGCAGCGAAACCTTCGGAGCTAAACATTGATAGCTTCATTTCACTCTCTGTTGACGGAGCAGTGTATCTTGCTGAAAACATCTTTGTATTTCTCTCTGCTGCTATTGCACTGGACTTTTGCTTTAAGTTTAGCCTTTTGAGTCCATTCCCCATGAGAAAATAA
- the LOC109728879 gene encoding uncharacterized protein LOC109728879, whose product MNPTKTRRRSLSQSTPPSPIETLISFDPDPSPNPNHSAESHDWSSLTDAALHSVLSRLSSLEDFFAFPSFSESFYDLLRRRLYSTRLPWSPPSRRSLAFSHGFLITISSASASGPSKLLLWNLLSGARIRLPKSPHRLPRVILSSSPASSSPACSVVCFRPCSQSLQFCSLGDPLWKFHTFSNAPIIHDMIFFRGRLYALTPRCRLAAVDLVPRPEFTLLGPSIDPNSDDPGNKNYCEWTLAESGGNLLLVSTYLSMRFSVFRWDFEGGRWRELPDLGGRALFLEDKGFAASIVPTCPAVKGNCIYYADHRESVYYEFSLEDRSRSTISLNPSSSLPHHPGAHVPKIWVFPSLCCF is encoded by the coding sequence ATGAATCCCACCAAAACCAGAAGACGCTCCCTCTCCCAGTCTACCCCACCTTCCCCAATCGAAACCCTGATAAGTTTCGATCCCGATCCCAGTCCAAACCCCAACCATTCCGCCGAATCCCACGACTGGTCGTCGCTGACCGACGCCGCCCTCCACTCCGTCCTCTCCCGTCTGTCCTCCCTCGAGGACTTCTTCGCCTTCCCCTCCTTCTCCGAATCCTTCTACGAcctccttcgccgccgcctCTACTCCACCCGCCTCCCCTGGTCCCCTCCCTCCCGCCGCTCCCTCGCCTTCTCCCACGGCTTCCTCATCACcatctcctccgcctccgcctccggaCCCTCCAAGCTCCTCCTCTGGAACCTCCTCTCCGGCGCCCGCATCCGCCTCCCCAAATCCCCCCACCGCCTCCCCCGCGTtatcctctcctcctccccggcctcctcctcccctgCCTGCTCCGTCGTCTGCTTCCGCCCCTGCTCTCAGTCCCTCCAGTTCTGCTCCTTGGGAGATCCCTTGTGGAAATTCCACACCTTCTCCAATGCCCCGATCATTCACGACATGATCTTCTTCCGCGGCCGGCTATACGCTCTAACCCCCCGCTGCCGCCTCGCCGCCGTCGACCTCGTCCCCCGGCCCGAATTCACCCTTCTAGGACCCAGCATTGACCCCAATTCCGATGACCCGGGCAATAAAAACTACTGTGAGTGGACGCTCGCCGAATCCGGCGGGAATCTGCTGCTTGTCAGCACCTATCTCTCCATGAGGTTCAGCGTCTTCCGCTGGGACTTTGAAGGCGGCAGGTGGCGGGAGCTGCCGGATTTGGGTGGAAGGGCTCTGTTTCTCGAAGATAAAGGGTTCGCCGCTTCCATCGTTCCGACTTGCCCGGCGGTGAAAGGGAACTGCATATACTATGCGGATCATCGTGAGAGCGTGTATTATGAATTCTCTCTGGAGGATCGGAGCCGCTCGACCATCTCTCTCAATCCGTCTAGCTCGCTTCCACATCACCCGGGTGCGCATGTGCCGAAGATTTGGGTTTTCCCGAGCTTGTGCTGCTTTTAG